GAAGCCTATGTGGACGATTCCGGCGAAGGCCGCTGGACCGTGGCCCAGGCCCTTGAAAACGCCGTGCCTGCCCCGGTGATCACCGCCTCCCTGTTCGAGCGTTTCCGTTCCCGCCAGCCCAACGCCTTCCAGGACCGGGTGCTGGCGGCCCTGCGCAACCAGTTCGGCGGCCACGCCGTCAAAAGGAAGGACGGCCATGACTGATGTCACGGACCCGGCCCAGGCCGAAGTGGTCCTGGGGCGCACCACGGCCACGGCCGAGGCCGCCTGCCGCTTCGAGCAAGTGGGCGACCCGTTTATCATCGTCATTTTCGGGGCCACCGGCGACCTGACCGCCCGGATGCTCGTTCCGGCCCTGGTCGCCCTGTGCGCCGGCGGGCATCTGCCCGAAAACTTCGCCGTGGTCGGGGCCAGCCGCACCGACTTAAACGACGATTCCTTCCGGGAACGGATGCGTCAGGCCGCAGTCGAATTCGGCTCCCTGCCCCCGGGACTGTGGGAGACCCTGGCCCCGCGCCTGAGCTATCTCCAGGTCCACTACGACGCCCCGGCCTCGTTTGCCGCCCTGTCGACCTACCTCGACCAGTTGGCCGCCGCCAAAACCCTCGGCGGCAACCGCATGTTCTACCTGGCCGTGCCGCCCACGGCCTATGAATCCATCGCCATCAACCTGGCCAACGCCGGGCTGGCCGAGGAAACGAACGGCTACGCCCGCCTGGTCATCGAAAAGCCCTTTGGCCACGATCTGCACACCGCCCAGGTGCTGGAAGAGGCCCTGCACACCCGCTTCTCCGAACACCAGATCTTTCGCATCGACCATTATCTGGCCAAGGAGACGGTGCAAAACATCCTCATGCTGCGCTTTGCCAACGCCATTTTCGAGCCGCTGTGGAACCGGCGCTACGTCGATTACGTGAGCATCCTGGCCGCGGAATCCATCGGCGTCGAACACCGGGCCTCCTATTACGACCATTTTGGCGTCTTGCGCGACATGTTCCAAAACCACATGATGCAGCTCCTGTCCCTTTGCGCCATTGAGCCGCCGTCGCTTTTCGAGGCCGATCTGGTGCGCGATGAAAAAACCAAGGTCTTCCGGGCGCTGCGCCCGTTTAGCCACAACGACCTGACCAACAACTGCGTGCTTGGCCAGTACGCCTCGGGCCTGTGCGGCGACGCCCGGGCCCCGGCCTACCTCGACGAGGCCGGCGTGCCCGGCGACTCCGCCACCCCGACCTTTGCCGCCATGCGGGTCCATCTGGACAACTGGCGCTGGCAGGGCGTGCCCTTCTACCTGATCTCGGGCAAACGGCTGGCCGAAAAACGCACGGAAATCGCCGTGCAGTTCAAGCCCGTGCCCTATTCCATGTTCCGGGAGCTTTTTGGCGACCACATCCAGGCCAACCGGCTGATCCTTCGCATCCAGCCCGACGAGCAGGTCAGCCTGACGTTCCAGGCCAAGGCCCCGGGGCCGATGTGCCTGCGCTCGGTAACCATGAACTTCAATTATTACCAGGGATACCAAGGCCCGGCGCTCACCGCCTACGCCAAGGTGCTGCTCGATTGCATGCTCGGCGACCAGACGCTCTTCTGGCGGCAGGACGGGGTGGAACTGTGCTGGCGCTTCCTCACCCCGCTCCTTGACGCCCCGGCGGCTGACCGCCTCTTTCTCTACAAGTCCGGCACCTGGGGACCGCAGGAGGCCGGAAAGTATCTCACAGCCCATGGTCTGACGTCATGACCGCCGTGGTGCGCCGCTTCCCCGACGCTGCCGCCCTGACCGAGGCGGCCCTTACCCTGGTCACCGTCCTGGCCCGGGCGGCCTGGGCCGCCCGGGGCCGGTTCACCCTGGCCCTTTGCGGCGGGAGCACGCCCCTGCCGCTCTATGCCGCCATGGCCGAGCAGGGTCTTGGCGTGCCCTTTGAGCAGGTCCTGTTTTTTTTTGGCGACGAACGGCTGGTCCCGGCGACGGACCCGCAAAACACCTTCAGCGCGGTCACGGCAGCGCTTTTTGCCAAAACGGCCGTGCCGGCCGGCAACATCCACCCCATGCCCGTGGACATTGTGCCGCCCGATCTGGCGGCCGCGGCCTACGAGGCCGAGATGCGGGCCACCTTCGGTGAACCGCTTGGGGCCGTGCCCCGCTTTGACCTGATTCTGCTCGGCCTGGGACCGGACGGGCACACGGCCTCGCTTTTTCCGGACAGCCCGGCCCTGGGTGAAACCACCCGGCTGGTGGCGGCCGTACCGCCGCCGACCACGGCCAAGCCGGCGGTGCCGCGCCTGACCTTCACCCTGCCGCTTCTTAACGCCGCCCGCCACGTGCTCTTTCTGGCCTCGGCCAAGGGCAAGGAGGCGGCCCTGGAAAAGGCCCTGGCCGAGTCGCCAAGCGCAACTGTCCCGGCCTCCCTGGTGCGTCCGGCCGGGGACCTGACCTGGCTGGTGGCCACGGGCTGATCCGGCCGGCCGGCGGCCGGACCAGACAGCAACAAGAGCCTCCCGCCCCCATAAGGGCAGGAGGCTCTTGTTTTCAAACCGACACGACGCCTCTCAGTGGCTTCCCGTCCCCAGAGGGGCAGGAGGCTCTTTCCGTAGGCATGCTTTGAGCCGCAGCAAGCAGCAGGCCGCCAACGTCGTTAAAGCCCCCGCCCGGCGGGGGGACTCCAGCCCGGACCGGCCGGCCTGTCCCGCGCCGCAAACGAGGTGAGGCTCCAGCGGCCGTCCCAGGGAAGCCCCGGCCGGCCGCCGCCAGGATCAGCTGAAATAGGTGGCGGCGGAGCCGTTCATGTAGCTGTAGTAGAAATCGCTGGTGGAGGCGGTGCTGTTTATCTGCTTAAGATAGGCGGCATAGCCGTTGGCCCGCACCAGGGAGGCCGACTGGCTGGCGGTCATGGAGGCCAGCTTGGCGCTGTTGTCGGCCAGGGCGTTAAAGGCCTCGGTCAGGGCCGGCACATCGACAAAGAGCTTTTCGATGGCTTCCTTGTCCGGGTGGTCGCCGGCCACCGTCACGGTTCCGTCGCTTGTGCGGGTGAGCGTAATGGGCTGGCTCACATCGACGCCCAGCTCTTCGAGCTTGGCCCCCAGGGTCTTGGTGAACTGGGTCTGCAAGGCCTCGTTTTGGGCCTTGGTCTGCAAGGCGGGACTGATATAGGCGCTGTCCAGGCTCAGATTCGAGGACGTGCCCGTCGCGGTGCTGGCAACCGTCGTGCGGGAATTCGACCCCTTCGAGGACGTGTCCGTCCCCGAACGCACGGTCATTTGCTGACTGGTCTTGTCATAAATGGTGGTAATGTCCATGGCGCGCTCCCGGGGCTGTTTCGCCCCGGGCCTTTTTATGCAACGAGCGTGCCGGGAAAAACCTTCCCCCCTCCTTTATTGGACAAGGTAGTCCATGGGATCGATGCCAAAGGCGGCCGAGTCCAGGGCCTCGGCAATGGCCCAAGGCCCGGC
This sequence is a window from Desulfovibrio sp. TomC. Protein-coding genes within it:
- the zwf gene encoding glucose-6-phosphate dehydrogenase, whose protein sequence is MTDVTDPAQAEVVLGRTTATAEAACRFEQVGDPFIIVIFGATGDLTARMLVPALVALCAGGHLPENFAVVGASRTDLNDDSFRERMRQAAVEFGSLPPGLWETLAPRLSYLQVHYDAPASFAALSTYLDQLAAAKTLGGNRMFYLAVPPTAYESIAINLANAGLAEETNGYARLVIEKPFGHDLHTAQVLEEALHTRFSEHQIFRIDHYLAKETVQNILMLRFANAIFEPLWNRRYVDYVSILAAESIGVEHRASYYDHFGVLRDMFQNHMMQLLSLCAIEPPSLFEADLVRDEKTKVFRALRPFSHNDLTNNCVLGQYASGLCGDARAPAYLDEAGVPGDSATPTFAAMRVHLDNWRWQGVPFYLISGKRLAEKRTEIAVQFKPVPYSMFRELFGDHIQANRLILRIQPDEQVSLTFQAKAPGPMCLRSVTMNFNYYQGYQGPALTAYAKVLLDCMLGDQTLFWRQDGVELCWRFLTPLLDAPAADRLFLYKSGTWGPQEAGKYLTAHGLTS
- the pgl gene encoding 6-phosphogluconolactonase — encoded protein: MTAVVRRFPDAAALTEAALTLVTVLARAAWAARGRFTLALCGGSTPLPLYAAMAEQGLGVPFEQVLFFFGDERLVPATDPQNTFSAVTAALFAKTAVPAGNIHPMPVDIVPPDLAAAAYEAEMRATFGEPLGAVPRFDLILLGLGPDGHTASLFPDSPALGETTRLVAAVPPPTTAKPAVPRLTFTLPLLNAARHVLFLASAKGKEAALEKALAESPSATVPASLVRPAGDLTWLVATG